The following proteins come from a genomic window of Primulina eburnea isolate SZY01 unplaced genomic scaffold, ASM2296580v1 ctg994_ERROPOS2195505+, whole genome shotgun sequence:
- the LOC140822677 gene encoding autophagy protein 5-like — protein MTMDDYKAAGNEAQQYVWAGAIPLQIHLHDSEVTTLPPPSPALILASRLGYLPLLVPQIKPFFSSSLPPGVDTVWFDYKGLPLKWYIPTGVLFDLLCAEPERPWNITVHFRGYPGNLLTPCEGEESVKWSFINSLKEAAYIINGNCKNIMNMSQSDQAELWLSVLNGQMEVYRGVSSKLKLDNVAGDDFSLKLNSSSSKALQGINDSNATAPTRTGRIPVRLYLRIIVADIDDLEDSPIVDSWDKISYINRPVEIYGNCFTLYDAVKALLPEFFAEESSIDDNPCVEEVGEERESEEASSSRSPEDTTKVSNEHAGSLSDNAEIKLVRIQGIEPKLEIPFSWIADNLINPEHYLHICVYVKIKEPINI, from the exons ATGACAATGGACGATTATAAGGCGGCGGGAAATGAAGCGCAACAATATGTGTGGGCAGGCGCGATTCCACTTCAGATTCATCTCCACGATTCCGAAGTCACCACTCTTCCACCTCCGTCCCCCGCTTTG ATATTGGCCTCTCGGTTGGGGTACTTGCCTCTGTTAGTTCCGCAGATCAAGCCATTCTTTAGCAGTTCGCTTCCTCCTGGAGTTGACACTGTGTGGTTTGATTACAAAGGTTTACCGCTCAAATG GTATATACCTACAGGGGTACTTTTTGATCTTCTTTGTGCAGAACCAGAAAGGCCTTGGAATATAACT GTGCATTTTAGAGGGTATCCTGGGAATTTATTGACCCCTTGTGAAGGTGAAGAGAGCGTAAAGTGGAGCTTTATTAATTCACTGAAAGAA GCTGCATATATTATCAATGGAAACTGCAAGAATATTATGAATATGTCTCAATCTGACCAGGCAGAACTTTGGCTCTCCGTATTAAATG GCCAGATGGAAGTTTATCGTGGTGTTTCGTCCAAACTTAAACTTGATAACGTAGCTGGAGATGACTTTTCTTTGAAATTGAATTCTTCCAGTTCAAAAGCTCTCCAAGGCATTAATGACTCTAATGCTACCGCACCAACCAGGACAG GCAGAATTCCGGTTCGGTTGTACCTTCGGATTATTGTTGCAGATATTGATGATTTAGAAGATTCTCCTATTGTTGATAGCTGGGACAAAATTTCTTACATAAATCGTCCTGTGGAGATTTATG GAAATTGCTTCACCTTGTATGATGCGGTAAAAGCTCTGTTACCCGAGTTCTTTGCAGAGGAATCCTCCATTGATGACAATCCCTGTGTGGAAGAGGTTGGAGAAGAACGAGAATCAGAAGAGGCAAGTAGCTCAAGAAGTCCTGAAGATACTACAAAAGTATCTAATGAACATGCAGGGTCCCTATCAGACAATGCTGAGATCAAGCTTGTCCGAATTCAGGGAATCGAGCCAAAACTGGAAATTCCATTTTCCTGGATAGCAGACAATTTGATAAACCCTGAGCATTACCTTCATATATGTGTATATGTCAAAATCAAGGAGCCAATCAACATATGA
- the LOC140822679 gene encoding plasmodesmata-located protein 7-like yields MEKTTARQILQLFKISLHVVFHFFFFIFPAHSSPDMFLYGGCSQIKYAPNSPYQSNVNSLLTSLVNSATYSSYNKYTIMGSSSPDIVYGLYQCRADLAMPDCATCVAQAATKLGPLCPQTCGGAIQLEGCFVKYDNASFIGVEDKTVAMKKCGPSDGYSADEMSHRDAMLASLNGAGGAYRVGGSEDVEGVAQCVGDLSTGQCQDCVSEAIRRLKSECGGAVFGDMFLAKCYARYSTRGAQIYANQHHESSDHSESEKTFAIIIGLLAGVALLIIFLTFLRRLSGGKGK; encoded by the exons ATGGAGAAAACTACAGCACGCCAAATTCTTCAACTCTTCAAAATTTCCCTCCATGTCGTCTtccacttcttcttcttcatcttccCTGCACATTCGTCTCCCGACATGTTCCTCTACGGTGGCTGCTCACAGATAAAATATGCACCCAACTCCCCCTACCAGTCAAATGTCAATTCACTCCTCACATCCCTCGTGAATTCAGCCACTTACTCTTCCTACAATAAGTACACAATAATGGGCTCAAGCTCACCAGACATAGTTTACGGGCTATACCAATGCCGGGCTGATTTAGCCATGCCGGACTGCGCCACCTGTGTGGCTCAAGCCGCGACAAAGCTCGGCCCGCTATGCCCCCAGACATGCGGCGGTGCCATACAGCTGGAAGGCTGCTTCGTGAAATACGACAACGCTTCGTTCATCGGGGTGGAGGACAAGACCGTGGCGATGAAGAAATGCGGGCCGTCCGATGGTTACAGCGCAGATGAGATGAGCCACCGCGATGCCATGCTGGCGAGTTTGAATGGGGCCGGAGGCGCGTACAGGGTCGGAGGTTCCGAGGACGTCGAAGGGGTGGCGCAATGTGTGGGAGACTTGAGCACGGGGCAGTGCCAGGATTGCGTCTCTGAGGCGATACGGCGGCTGAAGTCCGAGTGCGGTGGCGCTGTGTTTGGGGATATGTTCTTGGCCAAGTGTTATGCGAGGTATTCCACCCGTGGTGCTCAAATATACGCAAACCAGCATCACG AGTCATCTGATCACAGCGAGTCGGAGAAGACATTTGCAATCATCATTGGATTATTGGCCGGAGTCGCCTTGCTCATCATCTTTCTCACCTTTCTTAGAAGGTTGTCCGGTGGAAAAG GTAAATAA
- the LOC140822683 gene encoding probable inactive receptor kinase At1g48480 has protein sequence MGNPVTNSSLFILTQTTNQNFRHETHSLLNISKPQQKSHKSTSSKFDQTAGSSMRHFDFEICASLILSAAILLPFTAADIAGERAALVAFRSAVGGRVLLWDLTRHTPCSWAGVVCNAPSNSTVVELHFPGMGLSGGIPPNTISILTNLNTLSLRYNSMSGNLPPELFSSLTSLRNLYLQHNSFDGEIPDSLFSLTSLVRVNLADNNFSGQISPSFNKLTRLGTLYLQDNHFSGQVPDLDFPPAQFDVSNNNLTGEIPEHLSGKPRSSFLGNSLCGSPLDSCDGGKSKKNLSAGAIAGIVIGSVIGLLLMLLLLFYLCRACAGKRKKSKDEDVANVRDLEVPPEKMGSEVKNGAAGGSFAAALGAKEKGKVVVDGKKGLVFLGKTGWHFDLEDLLRASAEVLGKGTFGTAYKAVLETGLAVVVKRLRDANMGEREFREKMEEVGRLDYENLVPLRAYYYNKEEKLLVYDYLPMGSLSALLHGNKGVSRTPLNWETRAAIVLGAARGISYLHSQSPTLSHGNIKSSNILLTTSYESRVSDFCLAQLAGPTITPNRVAGYRAPEVTDPRKVSQKADVYSFGVLLLELLTGKAPTHSLTNEEGVDLPRWVQSIVREEWASEVFDIELLRYQNVEDDMVQLLQLAVDCTAPYPDKRPWMTEVCGKIEEICRSNVQDHSRNIVDIEEPQHYTGS, from the exons atgggcaatccagtaacaaaCAGTTCACTGTTTATACTGACTCAGACAACTAATCAGAATTTCAGACATGAAACCCACTCCTTGTTAAACATCTCCAAACCTCAACAAAAATCACACAAATCTACCTCTTCTAAGTTCGACCAAACTGCGGGATCATCGATGAGGCACTTCGATTTCGAAATCTGCGCCTCTCTCATTCTCTCCGCCGCCATTCTGCTGCCATTCACCGCCGCGGACATTGCCGGAGAACGGGCGGCGCTCGTCGCCTTTCGTTCTGCGGTCGGAGGACGAGTCCTCCTCTGGGATCTAACTAGGCACACTCCCTGCTCGTGGGCTGGCGTCGTGTGCAATGCGCCGTCGAATTCCACCGTCGTTGAGCTCCACTTTCCGGGAATGGGGCTCTCCGGCGGGATTCCACCCAATACGATCTCCATTTTGACCAATCTAAATACACTCAGTCTCCGTTACAATTCGATGTCGGGGAATCTGCCGCCGGAGTTGTTCTCTTCACTGACTTCACTCCGTAATCTCTATTTGCAGCACAATTCTTTCGATGGCGAAATCCCGGATTCTTTGTTCTCCTTGACGTCTCTTGTGCGTGTAAATTTGGCGGATAACAATTTCTCTGGCCAAATTTCGCCGTCATTCAATAAATTGACCCGTTTGGGGACGCTCTACTTGCAGGACAATCACTTTTCTGGTCAAGTTCCTGATCTGGATTTTCCTCCAGCTCAGTTCGATGTTTCTAATAATAATCTTACTGGAGAGATTCCAGAACACCTTTCGGGGAAGCCCAGGAGTTCTTTTCTTGGAAATTCGCTCTGTGGCTCTCCGCTCGACTCTTGTGATGGTGGAAAATCCAAGAAAAATCTCTCTGCAGGGGCGATTGCTGGGATTGTAATCGGTTCGGTAATCGGGTTGTTGCTGATGTTATTGCTGTTATTCTACTTGTGCAGAGCGTGCGCTGGAAAgagaaaaaaatcaaaagatgaaGACGTGGCTAATGTGAGAGATCTCGAAGTCCCACCGGAGAAAATGGGGAGCGAAGTTAAAAATGGGGCCGCGGGTGGTAGTTTTGCGGCGGCATTGGGGGCGAAGGAGAAAGGCAAGGTGGTTGTGGATGGCAAGAAAGGGCTAGTATTCCTGGGGAAAACGGGGTGGCACTTCGACTTGGAGGATCTTCTGAGGGCGTCGGCTGAGGTTTTGGGGAAGGGAACATTCGGAACCGCATACAAAGCGGTACTTGAAACGGGGCTGGCGGTGGTGGTGAAGCGGCTGAGGGATGCTAATATGGGAGAGAGGGAGTTTAGGGAAAAGATGGAGGAAGTTGGAAGATTGGATTATGAAAATTTAGTGCCTTTAAGAGCTTATTACTATAATAAGGAGGAGAAGCTGTTAGTGTATGATTATTTGCCAATGGGGAGCTTGTCTGCTTTGTTACATG GAAACAAGGGAGTCAGCAGGACTCCCTTAAACTGGGAGACAAGGGCGGCCATCGTCCTCGGTGCAGCACGAGGAATTTCGTACCTTCACTCACAAAGCCCCACACTCTCCCATGGaaacatcaaatcatcaaacatCCTTCTTACCACTTCATACGAATCCCGTGTCTCCGATTTTTGCCTCGCTCAGCTTGCAGGACCTACCATCACCCCTAACCGTGTTGCTGGCTATCGTGCACCAGAGGTAACCGATCCTCGGAAAGTCTCACAAAAGGCAGATGTCTATAGTTTCGGAGTTTTACTGCTCGAGCTGCTAACGGGCAAGGCTCCGACTCATTCATTAACAAACGAGGAAGGGGTCGATCTCCCGAGATGGGTTCAGTCCATTGTTAGAGAAGAGTGGGCGTCCGAAGTGTTCGATATCGAACTACTTCGATATCAAAACGTTGAAGATGATATGGTTCAGCTCTTGCAGCTTGCAGTTGATTGCACTGCTCCATACCCGGATAAACGCCCTTGGATGACCGAGGTTTGTGGTAAAATCGAGGAGATTTGTCGTTCGAATGTACAGGATCATAGCAGAAACATTGTTGATATTGAAGAACCGCAGCACTATACTGGCTCATGA
- the LOC140822680 gene encoding glutathione S-transferase F12-like produces the protein MVVKVYGPANAACPQRVLACLFELGLQFELVPIDLESGEQKKPEFRLRQPFGQVPAIEDGDLKLFESRAIIRYYAAKHEGIGLVGSTLEERAIVEQWMEVESHNYNPLIYAMVLELIVSPRMGRLADTELLRDREGKLGEVLDVYEERLSKTKYLAGDRFTLADLTHLPSTRFLMNEGFEHLIKDRKNVYNWWVDISGRPAWKKVMLLQN, from the exons ATGGTGGTTAAAGTATATGGTCCGGCCAATGCAGCTTGCCCACAGAGGGTTTTAGCCTGTCTTTTCGAGTTGGGACTCCAGTTCGAGCTCGTACCGATTGATCTCGAATCCGGAGAGCAGAAAAAACCTGAGTTTCGTCTCAGACAG CCCTTTGGACAAGTTCCTGCTATAGAGGATGGTGATCTCAAGCTTTTCG AATCCAGGGCCATAATCAGGTACTACGCAGCAAAACATGAAGGCATTGGTCTTGTGGGAAGCACTCTAGAAGAGAGAGCTATAGTGGAGCAATGGATGGAGGTGGAAAGCCACAACTACAACCCATTAATTTACGCCATGGTCCTCGAGCTCATCGTGTCCCCTCGAATGGGTCGGTTGGCGGACACGGAATTGCTCCGTGACCGCGAGGGCAAGCTGGGGGAAGTGCTGGACGTGTACGAGGAGAGGCTGTCGAAAACCAAGTACCTCGCCGGGGACAGGTTCACGTTGGCCGATCTAACTCACTTGCCTAGTACGAGGTTTTTGATGAATGAAGGTTTCGAGCATCTGATCAAAGATAGGAAAAATGTGTACAATTGGTGGGTCGACATTTCCGGTCGTCCGGCTTGGAAGAAAGTCATGCTGCTTCAAAATTAA
- the LOC140822684 gene encoding probable glutathione S-transferase parC, translated as MSKDNLVLLDFWVSPFSLRVKVALEEKGLSYVAREEDIFGGKSDLLLKSNPIYEKVPVLLHNGKPIVESSNIVYYIDETWASPRLLPACAYGRSRARFWADFIDKKVFDAGSSIWKSKGEELEGAKKEFIDVLKKLEGAMGGKDYFGGDEFGFVDIVLIGLVAWFDAYETCGGFKIEEECPKIGSWIKKCKKRESVAKILPNPEQVCEFVGMLRKGHGIE; from the exons ATGTCAAAAGATAATCTTGTTCTCTTGGATTTCTGGGTTAGCCCCTTCTCTTTGAGAGTTAAAGTTGCTCTGGAGGAGAAAGGATTGAGCTACGTAGCTCGAGAGGAGGATATATTTGGAGGGAAGAGTGATTTATTGCTGAAATCAAACCCCATTTATGAGAAAGTTCCTGTTCTTCTGCACAATGGTAAACCCATTGTCGAATCATCCAACATCGTGTACTACATCGATGAGACATGGGCTTCCCCGCGGCTGCTCCCGGCTTGTGCCTATGGACGATCCCGGGCTCGATTCTGGGCTGATTTCATCGACAAAAAG GTGTTTGATGCTGGAAGCTCAATATGGAAGAGTAAGGGCGAAGAATTGGAGGGTGCTAAGAAAGAGTTCATTGACGTTTTGAAGAAGCTAGAGGGGGCAATGGGGGGAAAGGACTACTTTGGTGGAGATGAATTCGGGTTTGTAGACATCGTGCTCATCGGGCTCGTTGCATGGTTCGATGCCTACGAGACATGTGGTGGATTCAAGATTGAAGAAGAGTGTCCCAAGATTGGATCTTGGATCAAGAAATGTAAGAAAAGGGAAAGTGTTGCTAAAATTCTTCCAAACCCTGAACAAGTTTGTGAGTTCGTGGGGATGCTTAGAAAAGGGCATGGAATTGAATGA